A single window of Mycolicibacterium madagascariense DNA harbors:
- a CDS encoding HNH endonuclease signature motif containing protein, translating into MFDTLVTTALCAQGPVAVELWTRVENAACAHRLHAMRTMLEAAMSADGSVDRDQWCIDNWSAVCAHIGAAQRLTTRSVSATLLVALALRERFPRLEALFTDGRLSYPIVRLITTRASAVIDPAVWEALDIALSERFTSTDYPTSLYRAQKAVDAEIWRLDPAAVHRTQTRAQGRRVDVTIDDETGIAQLYASLFATDGAAFTTRLDALADTVCPQDPRTKDQLRSEAIGALSYGQDRLACLCERPDCEAFLRPPSTGVVIHLIAHPDTITGNGFSDLPPVVPPVDGARGDVLADSEVEPEREDETDDVPQADVEPEDAAVDVDTDDAFAEPNWAMETEPTTADPRAEASADASTGQDDDTDATVDADTDSASTEPKPAEETEPAATNTHPRSDAPTNAGDDDSVAELTATDGVTDTDDVATDTTVDDVATDTTVDDTADVDLDGDAATDAANDTTAETNNAPAATELTNPNPTTDPDLAPRAPIPFITPEQECAGLDGTPPPLYDKPLTQLTWAELFHPRPHPQRLSALPTATLLSGGVLSGTVLPGAIARRAATGATISVIVHPGQAPPEPHYRPSPTLADFIRCRDQTCRYPGCTKPASTADIDHTIPYPYGPTAASNLKCLCREHHLLKTFYNGWHDRQLPDGTVIWTTPDGRTHTTQPGSHTDYPHLCAPTAPITAHPPPPQPANELKMPTRRATRRHDRRQRALTERQANRRALETDHPTTPSAKYQAAQHDSDPPPF; encoded by the coding sequence GTGTTCGACACTCTGGTGACCACGGCGCTGTGCGCGCAGGGACCGGTCGCCGTCGAACTGTGGACCCGGGTGGAGAACGCCGCCTGCGCACACCGCCTGCACGCCATGCGGACCATGCTCGAGGCCGCCATGTCCGCCGACGGATCGGTTGATCGCGACCAATGGTGCATCGACAACTGGAGTGCGGTGTGCGCCCACATCGGCGCCGCCCAACGCCTCACCACCCGCTCGGTGTCAGCCACCCTGCTCGTCGCCCTGGCCCTGCGCGAACGCTTCCCCCGCCTGGAAGCCCTGTTCACCGACGGACGCCTCAGCTACCCCATCGTGCGGCTGATCACCACCCGCGCCTCGGCGGTCATCGACCCCGCCGTCTGGGAGGCCCTCGACATCGCCCTGAGCGAACGGTTCACCAGCACCGACTACCCCACCTCGCTCTACCGGGCGCAGAAGGCCGTCGACGCCGAGATCTGGCGCCTGGACCCCGCCGCGGTGCACCGCACCCAGACGCGCGCGCAGGGCCGCCGGGTGGACGTCACCATCGACGACGAGACCGGCATCGCTCAGCTCTATGCCAGCCTGTTCGCCACCGACGGCGCCGCCTTCACCACGCGTCTGGACGCCCTGGCCGACACCGTCTGCCCGCAGGACCCGCGCACCAAGGACCAACTACGCTCCGAAGCCATCGGGGCGTTGTCCTACGGCCAGGACCGCCTGGCGTGTCTGTGCGAACGCCCCGACTGCGAAGCGTTCCTGCGTCCACCGTCGACCGGGGTCGTCATCCACCTCATCGCCCACCCCGACACCATCACCGGCAACGGGTTCTCTGATTTGCCGCCGGTGGTGCCCCCGGTTGACGGGGCCCGCGGTGATGTTTTGGCGGACTCCGAGGTCGAGCCCGAACGCGAGGACGAGACCGACGACGTGCCCCAGGCTGACGTCGAGCCCGAGGACGCCGCGGTCGACGTCGACACCGACGATGCGTTCGCAGAGCCGAATTGGGCGATGGAGACCGAGCCCACAACCGCCGACCCCCGCGCCGAGGCGAGTGCCGACGCGTCCACCGGTCAGGACGACGACACCGACGCCACGGTCGACGCCGACACCGATTCGGCGTCAACCGAACCCAAGCCGGCGGAAGAGACCGAACCCGCCGCAACCAACACGCACCCCCGTTCCGACGCCCCCACCAACGCGGGCGACGATGACTCCGTCGCCGAGCTCACCGCCACCGACGGCGTCACCGATACGGACGACGTTGCCACCGACACCACGGTGGACGACGTCGCCACCGACACCACCGTGGACGACACTGCGGATGTCGACCTCGACGGGGACGCAGCCACCGACGCAGCCAACGACACCACCGCGGAAACCAACAACGCCCCCGCCGCAACCGAACTCACAAACCCCAACCCCACCACCGACCCCGACCTCGCCCCACGCGCCCCCATCCCGTTCATCACCCCCGAACAGGAATGCGCCGGCCTCGACGGCACCCCACCCCCGCTCTACGACAAACCCCTCACCCAACTCACCTGGGCCGAACTGTTCCACCCCCGACCCCACCCCCAACGCCTCAGCGCCCTGCCCACCGCCACCCTCCTCAGTGGTGGCGTCCTCAGTGGCACCGTGCTCCCCGGAGCGATCGCCCGCCGCGCCGCCACCGGCGCCACGATCTCGGTCATCGTGCACCCCGGCCAAGCGCCCCCCGAACCGCACTACCGCCCCTCACCCACACTCGCCGACTTCATCCGCTGCCGCGATCAAACGTGCCGCTACCCCGGCTGCACCAAACCGGCCAGCACCGCCGACATCGACCACACCATCCCCTACCCCTACGGGCCGACGGCTGCCTCCAACCTCAAGTGCCTCTGCCGTGAACACCATCTACTCAAAACCTTCTACAACGGCTGGCACGACCGACAACTCCCCGACGGCACCGTCATCTGGACCACCCCCGACGGACGCACCCACACCACCCAACCCGGCAGCCACACCGACTACCCCCACCTATGCGCACCCACCGCACCCATCACCGCCCACCCGCCACCACCACAGCCCGCCAACGAACTCAAGATGCCCACCCGACGCGCCACCCGCAGACACGACCGACGCCAGCGCGCCCTCACCGAACGCCAAGCCAACCGACGAGCCCTCGAGACCGACCACCCCACCACTCCCAGCGCCAAATATCAAGCGGCACAGCATGACTCAGACCCTCCACCGTTCTAG
- a CDS encoding SDR family oxidoreductase — MSLHNTRVLVIGGTSGIGLGVARAVADRGATPIVASRRQSSVDRALAELPGGAVGEIADPTDPLALDRLADAVGDVDHLVYTAGESLELGRLADLTPEAINGFLQTRFVGALSAVRVFGPRLRAGGSVTLTSGTAAWTPGFGALPVSLCGAMNALTTALAHELAPIRVNAVAPGLIRTPLWDDMAEADRQALYEQEAQRVPLGRIGEVDDVVRAYLYCMEQTFSTGTVITVEGGILLV, encoded by the coding sequence ATGAGCCTTCACAACACCCGCGTCCTCGTCATCGGCGGCACCTCTGGCATCGGTCTCGGGGTGGCCCGCGCCGTCGCCGACCGTGGCGCCACGCCCATCGTCGCGTCGCGCCGGCAGAGCAGTGTCGATCGGGCGCTGGCCGAGCTGCCCGGCGGAGCCGTCGGCGAAATCGCCGACCCCACTGACCCGTTGGCTCTCGACCGGCTCGCCGACGCCGTCGGCGACGTCGATCACCTGGTGTACACGGCGGGCGAATCACTGGAGTTGGGGCGGCTGGCCGATCTGACGCCCGAGGCGATCAACGGTTTCCTGCAGACCCGATTCGTCGGCGCCCTCAGTGCCGTGCGGGTATTCGGTCCGCGGCTGCGGGCGGGCGGCTCGGTGACACTCACCAGCGGCACCGCGGCGTGGACGCCGGGTTTCGGGGCCCTGCCCGTCAGCCTGTGCGGCGCGATGAACGCGCTCACCACCGCGCTGGCCCACGAGCTCGCCCCCATCCGCGTCAATGCCGTTGCGCCCGGGCTCATTCGGACGCCGCTGTGGGACGACATGGCCGAGGCGGACCGGCAGGCTCTGTACGAGCAAGAGGCGCAACGTGTTCCGCTCGGGCGGATCGGCGAGGTGGACGACGTGGTGCGGGCCTACCTCTACTGCATGGAGCAGACGTTCAGCACGGGCACGGTCATCACGGTGGAGGGTGGCATCCTGCTCGTCTAG
- a CDS encoding LLM class F420-dependent oxidoreductase, which yields MRTGIFLSYASGFREAADQVVELEKCGVDIALVAEAYSYDAISQLGYLAAKTSTIELGSGVVPIYTRTPSLLAMTAAGVDYVSDGRFRLGIGTSGPQVVEGFHGVAFDGPLGRTREVVDICRQVWRREKVQHDGKYYQVPLPAERGTGLGKPLKLINHPVRERIPITIAALGPQNVQLTAEIAEGWQPVFYYPEKADDVWGDALRAGAEKRDPTLGPLDVMVSASLAIGDDVEDRLAWAKPQLALYIGGMGARGKNFYHSLATRYGYGDVADHIQDLYLAGKKEEAIAAVPDELVRNVSLVGPRGFVEERLAAFAESGVTTLLVHPLSGDDREAVRFCEELVSLAH from the coding sequence ATGCGCACCGGAATCTTCCTGAGCTATGCCAGCGGCTTCCGGGAGGCAGCCGACCAGGTCGTCGAACTCGAGAAGTGCGGCGTCGACATCGCCCTGGTCGCCGAGGCCTACTCCTACGACGCGATCAGCCAACTGGGGTACCTCGCGGCCAAGACCTCCACCATCGAACTCGGCTCCGGCGTCGTGCCGATCTACACCCGAACGCCGTCACTGCTGGCAATGACGGCAGCCGGCGTCGACTACGTGTCCGACGGCCGTTTTCGGCTCGGCATCGGGACGTCTGGACCACAGGTCGTGGAGGGCTTCCACGGCGTCGCCTTCGACGGGCCGCTGGGCCGCACCCGTGAAGTGGTCGACATCTGCCGCCAGGTGTGGCGCCGCGAGAAGGTCCAGCACGACGGCAAGTACTACCAGGTGCCGTTGCCCGCAGAGCGGGGCACCGGGCTCGGCAAGCCGCTCAAGTTGATCAATCACCCTGTGCGCGAACGCATTCCGATCACCATCGCCGCACTGGGGCCGCAGAACGTCCAGTTGACGGCCGAGATCGCTGAGGGCTGGCAGCCGGTGTTCTACTACCCCGAGAAGGCCGACGACGTCTGGGGTGACGCACTCCGCGCGGGCGCCGAGAAGCGGGACCCCACCCTCGGCCCGCTCGACGTCATGGTCTCGGCCAGCCTCGCCATCGGCGACGACGTGGAAGACCGGCTGGCGTGGGCGAAACCGCAACTGGCGCTGTACATCGGCGGCATGGGCGCACGCGGCAAGAACTTCTACCACAGCCTGGCCACCCGGTACGGCTACGGCGACGTCGCCGACCACATCCAGGACCTGTACCTCGCGGGCAAGAAGGAAGAGGCGATCGCCGCCGTGCCCGACGAGCTGGTCCGCAACGTATCGCTGGTCGGGCCAAGGGGTTTCGTCGAGGAGCGGCTAGCTGCCTTCGCCGAGTCCGGTGTCACGACGCTGCTCGTGCATCCCCTCTCCGGTGACGACCGCGAAGCAGTGAGGTTCTGCGAAGAGCTGGTCTCCCTCGCGCACTAG
- a CDS encoding MFS transporter yields MTGIKWSRTAVFLVFVVFGLCISTWAVHIPSVQQRIGVSAGTLGTLLLLHGAGALIGMQVSGPLISRWGSARISLIGAAAMCTTVTFPLVAPSAPLVAGGLLLFGSACGVTDVAMNARAVTVEQEVGRPIMSAFHAVFSVGSVIGSLIGAAMLATNWTMWATAAAIGCGCLLLTAITAPNLLSVPAEAMTENKTTDEAGPVDRRRKRRHLVLLGALAFLLLLAEGCAMDWSSLHAQTHLGVPKALGALVFGAFVTAMTVGRFTADWVSARKGPVWVVRWGGLLSAIGLGIVVASPLLPVTMFGWLVVGLGLSGGLPQVFSAAGNVRGASGTEFSRVVGAGYVALLAGPAIIGWLSELITLNLALLLPMAAACLAALGAGAVRGEDVDTAAPLRA; encoded by the coding sequence GTGACTGGCATCAAGTGGTCCCGCACCGCCGTATTCCTCGTCTTCGTGGTCTTCGGGCTGTGCATCTCGACATGGGCGGTGCACATTCCGTCGGTTCAACAGCGCATTGGTGTGTCAGCGGGGACGCTCGGAACACTGCTGCTCCTGCACGGGGCGGGGGCGCTGATCGGAATGCAGGTCAGCGGACCGCTGATCAGCCGTTGGGGGAGTGCGCGGATATCGCTCATCGGCGCCGCGGCCATGTGCACGACGGTGACGTTCCCGCTCGTCGCGCCGTCGGCGCCGCTGGTGGCCGGCGGACTGCTGCTCTTCGGCAGTGCGTGTGGCGTCACCGACGTGGCCATGAATGCGCGGGCGGTCACCGTCGAGCAGGAGGTGGGAAGGCCGATCATGTCTGCCTTCCATGCAGTGTTCTCGGTGGGGAGTGTGATCGGCTCGTTGATCGGTGCCGCCATGCTGGCCACCAACTGGACCATGTGGGCCACGGCCGCCGCAATCGGCTGCGGGTGCTTGCTACTCACGGCGATCACCGCGCCGAACCTGCTGTCCGTACCCGCCGAGGCGATGACCGAGAACAAGACCACGGACGAGGCGGGTCCGGTCGATCGCCGGCGCAAGCGACGTCACTTGGTGTTGCTTGGTGCGCTCGCGTTCCTCCTGCTGCTCGCCGAGGGTTGCGCGATGGACTGGAGCAGCCTTCACGCCCAGACCCATCTGGGGGTGCCAAAGGCGCTCGGCGCGTTGGTGTTCGGCGCCTTCGTGACGGCGATGACGGTGGGACGGTTCACCGCCGACTGGGTCAGCGCGAGGAAGGGGCCCGTCTGGGTGGTGCGGTGGGGAGGACTGCTGTCGGCGATCGGCCTGGGCATCGTCGTGGCATCACCGCTGCTGCCCGTGACGATGTTCGGTTGGCTCGTCGTCGGACTCGGGCTGTCCGGCGGTCTGCCACAGGTGTTTTCGGCGGCGGGCAACGTGAGGGGCGCGTCGGGGACCGAATTCTCGAGAGTGGTCGGCGCCGGTTACGTGGCGCTGCTCGCGGGTCCGGCGATCATCGGCTGGCTGTCGGAGTTGATCACGTTGAATCTGGCGCTGCTCCTGCCCATGGCCGCCGCATGTCTGGCGGCGCTGGGTGCGGGTGCGGTCCGTGGCGAGGACGTCGACACCGCGGCACCCCTCAGAGCTTGA
- a CDS encoding dienelactone hydrolase family protein, with translation MAKTKKLFAALTRRGPHRVLRGDLAFAGMPGVVYTPASGFNLPGVAFGHDWLVGAERYAGTLEHLASWGIVAAAPSTETGFAPSVLNLAYDLGTTLDIVSGVRLGPGQISVHPTKLGVAGHGFGGSAAVFAAAGMTDKLKAAAVLFPSVTTPRAEQPAAALRVPGLILADPGDPMSLRSNAVELARAWRPATVRTVKKATAGGIVEGRRVARAFKLPGADKNTQKTVRALLTGYLLHTLAGDGDYRDFADPDVALPKAAVLDPYSDDPVALENKVVALLKL, from the coding sequence GTGGCCAAGACGAAGAAGCTCTTCGCTGCGTTGACCCGTCGGGGTCCGCACCGCGTTCTCCGCGGTGACCTGGCCTTCGCCGGTATGCCGGGCGTCGTCTACACCCCCGCGTCGGGGTTCAACCTGCCCGGCGTGGCGTTCGGACACGACTGGCTCGTCGGCGCCGAACGGTACGCGGGCACGCTGGAACACCTGGCGTCGTGGGGCATCGTGGCCGCCGCGCCGAGCACCGAGACGGGTTTCGCCCCGTCGGTGCTCAACCTCGCCTACGACCTGGGGACGACGCTGGACATCGTCTCGGGTGTGCGCCTGGGCCCCGGCCAGATCAGCGTGCACCCGACCAAGCTGGGGGTTGCTGGGCACGGATTCGGCGGTTCGGCCGCCGTGTTCGCCGCAGCGGGCATGACCGACAAGCTCAAGGCCGCCGCGGTGCTGTTCCCGTCGGTGACCACGCCGCGCGCCGAACAGCCCGCAGCCGCGCTGCGGGTGCCCGGCCTGATCCTCGCCGATCCCGGGGACCCCATGTCGCTGCGGTCCAACGCCGTCGAGCTGGCGCGCGCCTGGCGCCCCGCGACGGTGCGCACCGTGAAGAAGGCGACCGCGGGGGGCATCGTCGAGGGCCGTCGCGTCGCGCGCGCATTCAAGCTGCCCGGCGCCGACAAGAACACCCAGAAGACGGTGCGCGCGTTGCTCACCGGCTATCTGCTGCACACCCTGGCGGGAGACGGCGACTACCGCGACTTCGCCGACCCCGACGTCGCGCTGCCGAAGGCCGCCGTCCTCGACCCGTACTCCGACGACCCCGTCGCGCTGGAGAACAAGGTCGTCGCGTTGCTCAAGCTCTGA
- the glmS gene encoding glutamine--fructose-6-phosphate transaminase (isomerizing), with protein sequence MCGIVGYVGHRPARDIVVDALRRMEYRGYDSSGVALLDGHGGMAVRRRAGRLSNLEAAMAESDAEGLVGNTGVGHTRWATHGRPTDRNAHPHRDAAGKIAVVHNGIIENFAALRSELEATGVEFASDTDTEAAVHLVSWQYHHGPHAGDFVASVMAVLPRLEGHFTLVFACADDPGTIVAARRSTPLVVGVGDGETFLGSDVAAFIEHTREAVELGQDQAVVISADGYRVTDFYGEEAPARPFHIDWDLSAAEKGGYEYFMLKEIAEQPAAVADTLLGHFVDGRIVLDEQRLSDQELREIDKVFIVACGTAYHSGMLAKYAIEHWTRLPVEVELASEFRYRDPVLDRSTLVIAISQSGETADTLEAVRHAKEQKAKVLAICNTNGSQIPRECDAVLYTRAGPEIGVASTKTFLAQITANYLVGLALAQARGTKYPDEVAREFSELESMPDLIARVLTCMPPVTELAHRFASSSTVLFLGRHVGYPVALEGALKLKELAYMHAEGFAAGELKHGPIALIEDGLPVIVVMPSPKNAAMLHSKLLSNIREIQARGAVTIVIAEEGDDTVRPYADHLVEMPAVSTLFQPLLSTIPLQVFAAGVAQARGYDVDKPRNLAKSVTVE encoded by the coding sequence ATGTGCGGAATCGTCGGTTACGTCGGGCATCGTCCTGCCCGCGACATCGTCGTCGACGCGCTTCGCCGAATGGAGTACCGGGGGTATGACTCCTCGGGCGTCGCGCTGCTCGACGGTCACGGCGGCATGGCCGTCCGGCGGCGGGCGGGTCGGCTGTCCAACCTCGAGGCCGCAATGGCCGAATCCGATGCCGAGGGACTGGTCGGCAACACCGGCGTCGGCCATACCCGCTGGGCCACCCACGGCAGGCCCACCGATCGCAACGCACACCCGCACCGCGACGCGGCGGGCAAGATCGCCGTGGTCCACAACGGCATCATCGAGAACTTCGCGGCGCTGCGGTCCGAGCTCGAGGCGACGGGCGTCGAGTTCGCCAGCGACACCGACACCGAAGCCGCCGTGCACCTGGTGTCGTGGCAGTACCACCACGGGCCGCACGCGGGGGACTTCGTCGCGTCCGTGATGGCGGTGTTGCCGCGGCTGGAGGGCCACTTCACGCTGGTGTTCGCCTGCGCCGACGATCCCGGCACCATCGTCGCGGCCCGCCGGTCGACGCCACTCGTGGTCGGCGTCGGCGACGGGGAGACGTTCCTCGGGTCCGACGTCGCCGCCTTCATCGAGCACACCCGCGAGGCCGTCGAGCTCGGGCAGGACCAGGCGGTCGTCATCAGCGCCGACGGCTACCGCGTCACCGACTTCTACGGCGAAGAAGCCCCGGCCCGCCCGTTCCACATCGACTGGGATCTGTCGGCCGCCGAGAAGGGCGGCTACGAGTACTTCATGCTCAAGGAGATCGCCGAGCAGCCGGCCGCCGTCGCGGACACGCTGCTCGGGCACTTCGTCGACGGGCGCATCGTGCTCGACGAGCAGCGCCTGTCCGACCAGGAGCTGCGCGAGATCGACAAGGTGTTCATCGTGGCCTGCGGCACGGCCTACCACTCCGGGATGCTGGCGAAGTACGCGATCGAGCACTGGACCCGGCTGCCGGTGGAGGTCGAGCTGGCCAGCGAATTCCGCTACCGCGATCCGGTGCTGGACCGCAGCACGCTGGTGATCGCCATCTCGCAGTCCGGTGAGACCGCCGACACGCTCGAGGCCGTCCGCCACGCCAAGGAGCAGAAGGCCAAGGTGCTGGCGATCTGCAACACCAACGGCTCCCAGATACCCCGCGAGTGCGACGCGGTGCTCTACACCAGGGCGGGCCCGGAGATCGGCGTCGCGTCGACCAAGACGTTCCTGGCCCAGATCACCGCGAACTACCTCGTGGGGCTGGCGCTGGCGCAGGCCCGCGGCACCAAGTACCCCGACGAGGTCGCTCGCGAGTTCAGCGAGCTCGAGTCGATGCCCGACCTGATCGCGCGGGTGTTGACGTGCATGCCGCCCGTCACCGAGCTGGCGCATCGCTTCGCGTCGTCCTCCACGGTGCTGTTCCTGGGCCGTCACGTCGGCTACCCGGTCGCGCTCGAGGGGGCGCTCAAGCTCAAGGAACTGGCGTACATGCACGCCGAGGGCTTCGCGGCGGGCGAGCTCAAGCACGGGCCGATCGCGCTGATCGAGGACGGCCTGCCCGTGATCGTCGTGATGCCGTCGCCGAAGAATGCGGCGATGTTGCACAGCAAGCTGTTGAGCAACATCCGCGAGATTCAGGCGCGCGGTGCGGTCACCATCGTCATCGCCGAGGAGGGCGACGACACGGTGCGGCCCTATGCCGACCACCTCGTCGAGATGCCCGCGGTGTCGACGCTGTTTCAGCCGCTGCTGTCGACGATCCCGCTGCAGGTATTCGCCGCGGGCGTGGCGCAGGCGCGGGGCTACGACGTCGACAAGCCGCGCAACCTGGCCAAGTCCGTCACGGTCGAATAG
- a CDS encoding alpha/beta fold hydrolase, translated as MTTHHRTADVAGRQIFYREAGRSDAPAIVLLHGTPASSHMYRHLIPALADRYHVIAPDYPGFGHSERPPVGEFDYTFDGLADHVDGLLDHLGLTRYALYVQDYGAPVGWRLALRHPERIAAIVTQNGNAYVEGFVGDAMEPLFAYGRDRSEANAAALRDLISPDGLKWQYTHGVSDPTVVDPDVWVNAHAAVADTEDAIAVQLELFADYVTNVELYPRVHEYFRTSGVPLLAVWGRNDEIFGPAGALAFTRDLPHAQVNLLDGGHFLLESQLDAVVSLMRPFLAEHLG; from the coding sequence ATGACGACGCACCACCGCACCGCCGACGTCGCCGGACGCCAGATCTTCTACCGCGAGGCCGGGCGCTCCGATGCCCCCGCCATCGTCCTGCTCCACGGCACCCCGGCCAGCTCGCACATGTACCGCCACCTGATCCCCGCGCTGGCCGACCGTTATCACGTCATCGCCCCCGACTACCCCGGCTTCGGCCACTCCGAGCGACCGCCGGTCGGCGAGTTCGACTACACCTTCGACGGCCTCGCCGACCACGTCGACGGCCTGCTCGATCACCTCGGCCTGACGCGCTACGCGCTGTACGTGCAGGACTACGGCGCCCCCGTCGGCTGGCGCCTGGCGCTACGGCACCCCGAGCGCATCGCGGCGATCGTCACGCAGAACGGCAACGCCTACGTCGAGGGCTTCGTCGGTGACGCGATGGAACCGCTCTTCGCCTACGGCCGCGACCGTTCGGAGGCCAACGCCGCGGCGCTGCGCGACCTCATCAGCCCCGACGGCCTGAAATGGCAATACACGCATGGGGTTTCGGATCCCACCGTGGTCGACCCGGACGTCTGGGTCAATGCCCACGCGGCGGTCGCCGACACCGAGGACGCGATCGCGGTGCAACTCGAGCTGTTCGCCGACTACGTCACCAACGTCGAGCTCTACCCGCGCGTGCACGAATACTTCCGCACCTCGGGCGTACCGCTGCTGGCGGTCTGGGGCCGCAATGACGAAATCTTCGGTCCCGCAGGCGCATTGGCGTTCACCCGCGACCTGCCACACGCGCAGGTCAACCTGCTCGACGGCGGTCACTTCCTGCTGGAGAGCCAGCTCGACGCGGTCGTGTCGCTGATGCGGCCGTTCCTCGCCGAGCACCTGGGCTGA
- a CDS encoding CGNR zinc finger domain-containing protein, producing the protein MRIDWPGVLLDLLNTTPVVDGSATDYLATDASTRKWLALRDGADERPDTVRQLRDDLQQVVRGQLPAEVLNRYLTAVRQVPKVHADGLDWDIGVSADWCARVVLAWGELQNTRPGRLRSCANDECQLFLIDRSRGGTGRWCSMSECGNRMKARRHYSRTTRADT; encoded by the coding sequence ATGCGAATCGACTGGCCAGGCGTGCTCCTCGACCTGCTCAACACCACGCCCGTCGTCGACGGTTCGGCGACCGACTACCTGGCCACCGACGCGTCAACCCGGAAATGGCTGGCCCTTCGCGACGGCGCCGACGAACGACCGGACACCGTTCGCCAGCTGCGCGACGACCTCCAGCAGGTGGTGCGTGGGCAGTTGCCGGCCGAGGTCCTCAACCGCTACCTCACGGCAGTGCGCCAGGTGCCGAAGGTGCACGCGGACGGGCTGGACTGGGACATCGGGGTCTCGGCCGACTGGTGCGCGCGGGTCGTCTTGGCGTGGGGCGAACTGCAGAACACGCGACCCGGGCGGCTGCGCTCCTGCGCGAACGACGAATGTCAGCTGTTCCTCATCGACCGCAGCCGCGGCGGCACCGGTCGCTGGTGCTCCATGAGTGAGTGCGGCAACCGCATGAAGGCGCGTCGGCACTACAGCCGGACGACCCGCGCGGACACCTGA
- a CDS encoding NAD(P)H-hydrate dehydratase, translated as MRYYYSADDIRAAEAPLLESLPDGVLMRRAAFGLAGAIAKELHARTGGIAGRRVCAVVGSGDNGGDALWAATFLRRRGVTASALVLNPEKVHAAGLAAFIGAGGRIVQSVPTTTELVIDGVVGISAKGALRPDAEQVFADVDAAGLPVVAVDLPSGMDVATGAADGPHVHAALTVTFGGLKPVHALGDCGRVELIDIGLDLPDTDLVGLETADVAARWPTPGPTDDKYTQGVTGVLAGSSTYPGAAILCTGAAVAATSGMVRYAGTAAAEVVSHWPEVIATSSAEDAGRVQAWVVGPGVGTDDAGEGALRFALATDLPVVVDADALTVLSSHPDLVADRAAPTVLTPHAGEFARLAGHPPGEDRVGAARGLAADFGAAVLLKGNVTVVAEPGGMTYLNPAGQSWAATAGSGDVLSGIIGSLVASGLPTGEAAAMAAFVHARAAGLSADDPGPRGAPTSASRILAHIRSSIAHL; from the coding sequence GTGCGGTACTACTACTCGGCAGACGACATCCGCGCCGCAGAGGCCCCGCTGCTGGAGAGCCTGCCCGACGGCGTCCTCATGCGCCGGGCGGCGTTCGGTCTGGCCGGCGCGATCGCCAAGGAATTGCACGCCCGCACCGGTGGCATCGCCGGTCGCCGGGTGTGCGCGGTGGTCGGATCCGGCGACAACGGTGGCGACGCGCTCTGGGCCGCGACGTTCCTGCGTCGCCGCGGCGTCACCGCGTCGGCGCTGGTGCTCAACCCGGAGAAGGTGCATGCCGCCGGGCTGGCCGCCTTCATCGGGGCGGGTGGTCGCATCGTCCAAAGTGTGCCTACGACAACCGAATTGGTGATCGACGGAGTCGTCGGCATCTCCGCCAAGGGAGCGCTGCGGCCCGACGCCGAGCAGGTCTTCGCCGACGTCGACGCCGCGGGTCTGCCCGTCGTCGCGGTCGACCTGCCCAGCGGGATGGACGTCGCGACCGGCGCCGCTGACGGTCCCCACGTCCACGCCGCGCTGACCGTCACGTTCGGCGGGCTCAAACCCGTTCATGCGCTGGGTGATTGCGGCCGGGTCGAGCTGATCGACATCGGACTCGACCTGCCGGACACCGATCTGGTGGGCCTCGAGACGGCCGACGTCGCCGCGCGGTGGCCCACACCGGGGCCCACGGACGACAAGTACACCCAGGGCGTCACCGGGGTGCTCGCCGGCTCCTCGACCTACCCCGGCGCCGCGATCCTCTGCACCGGCGCCGCCGTCGCCGCCACGTCGGGCATGGTGCGCTACGCGGGAACCGCTGCGGCAGAGGTGGTCTCGCACTGGCCCGAGGTGATCGCGACGTCGTCGGCCGAGGACGCCGGGCGCGTGCAGGCGTGGGTCGTCGGCCCCGGCGTCGGCACCGACGACGCCGGAGAGGGGGCGCTGCGATTCGCGCTGGCGACCGATCTGCCCGTCGTCGTCGACGCCGACGCGCTGACCGTCCTGTCCTCCCACCCCGACCTCGTCGCCGACCGCGCGGCGCCCACCGTATTGACCCCGCATGCAGGGGAATTCGCCCGACTCGCCGGCCATCCGCCCGGTGAGGACCGGGTGGGCGCCGCCCGCGGGCTCGCCGCGGACTTCGGGGCCGCGGTCCTGCTGAAGGGCAACGTCACCGTCGTCGCCGAACCCGGCGGCATGACCTATCTCAACCCGGCGGGCCAGTCGTGGGCGGCGACGGCGGGGTCGGGCGACGTGCTGTCGGGCATCATCGGCAGCCTGGTCGCGTCGGGGCTGCCCACGGGTGAGGCCGCGGCGATGGCCGCGTTCGTGCATGCCCGCGCCGCAGGTCTGTCCGCCGACGATCCCGGTCCCCGGGGCGCACCGACCTCGGCGTCGCGCATCCTCGCCCACATCCGTTCGTCGATCGCCCATCTGTAG